A stretch of Vicinamibacterales bacterium DNA encodes these proteins:
- a CDS encoding ATP-binding protein has product MRAKGERARIVVADTGIGIPVEEQPRLFGEFFRARNAKAVEERGTGLGLTIVRDLVMRCGGRIVIESVENQGTTVTVFLPLARVAPPSRSEV; this is encoded by the coding sequence TTGCGCGCGAAGGGGGAGCGTGCGCGGATCGTGGTGGCCGACACGGGGATCGGGATCCCAGTGGAAGAACAGCCGCGCCTCTTCGGGGAGTTTTTCAGGGCGAGGAACGCAAAGGCGGTGGAGGAACGTGGCACCGGCCTCGGCCTGACGATCGTGCGGGACCTGGTGATGCGATGCGGTGGGCGCATCGTGATCGAGAGCGTCGAGAACCAGGGAACCACGGTCACCGTGTTCCTGCCGCTGGCCAGGGTGGCTCCACCATCCCGTTCCGAGGTCTGA
- a CDS encoding methyl-accepting chemotaxis protein, giving the protein MASLNNLKTGVKLVGGFLAVALMLGVVAVLGYRNIGDMQANQSSLYANEFVPTTQLAIVNAELYRLRGDVYKVVLLPDEYELTVQNAAKSIATIKGEAAKYALLTKDEKKKAALAVFDAALRDYLAQVEWSFSETKAGRSKAVIDATRDGGKTANSRKAVGAAIGTLVSFNVASAEALETASNETARSSARQMATAGFVGFLLAVGLGLVISSSITRPLARGVEMMRELTKGHLGRRLRLGRKDEIGQLTSAMDQFADALQGDVVAALQKIARGDLSVEVHAKDAEDEIAPALKATVTALRGLVGEAAMLSRSAVDGKLATRGDVAKFEGGYREIIQGVNDTLDAIIGPLNMAAEYVDRISKGDIPPAITDTYQGDFNELKNNLNTCIGALGILVDQIGVAITGTREGRLAVRVDAEKSAGVYRKILRGLNDTLDAVIGPLNMAAEYVDRISKGNIPSRVTEEYRGDFNELKNNLNTCIDAIERLVADATSLATSAVEGKLDARADASRHQGDFRKTIQGVNNTLDAVIGPLNMAAEYVDRISKGDIPPRITDEYRGDFNEIKNNLNTCIQAVNLMVADADGLARTAATGRLTVRADAAKHQGDFRKVIDGLNHTLDAVVALIDVMPTPAFIIDREFRIQYANRVISDLTGRPLQALLGTQCRDHLRAADCGTDRCATGQCMARGQMVSGETDVHPQGKALDIAYSGVPIKDETGRVVGAMEVATDLTAVKTAARVAKKQADFQGQEVNKLVVNLERLSLGNLAVDTTVGSSDADTRQVAELFAKVNAGLDGTVRGVRALVQDATALSQAAIEGRLAMRADAAKHQGDFRAIIQGVNDTLDAIIKPLNEAAAVLEKVAKQDLRVQVAGAYVGDHAAMKTSINTMVTGLRENIEQITQNAQALGGSAEELGAISQQMTGNAEETSTQVGVVSAASEQISRNLTVVATSAEEMLASVREIAKSANEAARMAKHAVGVADTTNQTVQKLGDSSTEIGNVIKVITSIAEQTNLLALNATIEAARAGDAGKGFAVVANEVKELAKETAKATEDISGKIAAIQGDTSGAVEAIRQISALISQIDDVSNTIASAVEEQTATTNEIGRNITEAARGSAEIARNIAGVATAADGTTRGAADTQGAARSLATMAGQLQQLVGRFNL; this is encoded by the coding sequence ATGGCATCACTCAACAATCTGAAGACGGGCGTCAAGCTCGTCGGAGGATTCCTCGCGGTCGCGCTGATGCTCGGCGTGGTCGCGGTTCTTGGTTATCGAAACATCGGTGACATGCAGGCGAACCAGAGTTCGCTCTATGCGAACGAGTTCGTTCCGACGACACAGCTGGCGATCGTCAACGCCGAACTCTACCGGCTTCGGGGAGACGTCTACAAGGTCGTGCTCCTCCCCGACGAGTACGAGTTGACTGTGCAGAACGCGGCCAAATCCATCGCGACCATCAAGGGCGAAGCTGCGAAGTACGCCCTCTTGACGAAGGACGAGAAGAAGAAGGCGGCGTTGGCCGTGTTCGACGCCGCGCTTCGGGACTACCTGGCACAGGTGGAGTGGAGTTTCTCGGAGACGAAGGCGGGTCGATCGAAAGCCGTGATCGACGCGACACGCGACGGCGGCAAGACGGCGAATTCCCGAAAGGCGGTAGGAGCGGCCATCGGCACACTCGTGAGTTTCAACGTCGCGAGTGCTGAAGCCCTCGAAACCGCGAGCAACGAGACGGCCAGGTCGTCCGCACGCCAGATGGCGACCGCCGGGTTCGTCGGCTTTCTGCTCGCCGTCGGTCTCGGCCTCGTCATCAGTTCCAGCATCACGCGGCCGCTCGCCCGCGGCGTCGAGATGATGCGGGAGCTGACCAAGGGGCACCTCGGCCGGCGGTTGCGCCTCGGCCGTAAGGACGAGATCGGACAGCTGACGAGCGCCATGGACCAGTTCGCCGACGCCCTCCAGGGCGACGTCGTCGCGGCGCTCCAGAAGATCGCTCGCGGCGATCTCTCTGTCGAGGTCCACGCGAAGGATGCCGAGGATGAGATCGCGCCGGCACTGAAGGCGACCGTCACCGCCCTGCGTGGCCTGGTCGGCGAAGCGGCCATGTTGTCGCGCTCGGCGGTCGATGGCAAGCTGGCCACCCGCGGCGACGTCGCCAAGTTCGAAGGGGGCTATCGCGAGATCATCCAGGGCGTCAACGACACGCTCGATGCCATCATCGGCCCGCTGAACATGGCGGCGGAATATGTGGACCGCATCAGCAAGGGCGACATCCCGCCCGCTATCACCGACACGTACCAGGGCGATTTCAACGAGCTGAAGAACAACCTCAATACCTGCATCGGCGCCCTCGGGATCCTGGTGGACCAGATCGGCGTGGCGATTACCGGCACCAGGGAAGGCCGGCTCGCGGTGCGCGTGGACGCGGAGAAGTCGGCGGGCGTCTATCGGAAGATCCTGCGCGGCCTCAACGACACGCTGGACGCGGTCATCGGGCCGCTCAACATGGCGGCCGAATACGTCGATCGGATCAGCAAGGGCAACATACCGTCGCGGGTCACCGAGGAGTACCGCGGCGACTTCAACGAGTTGAAGAACAACCTCAATACCTGCATCGACGCCATCGAGCGACTAGTCGCCGACGCGACGTCGCTGGCGACCTCAGCCGTGGAGGGCAAGCTGGACGCGCGCGCGGATGCGTCGCGCCACCAGGGCGATTTCCGGAAGACCATCCAGGGGGTCAACAACACGCTGGACGCGGTCATCGGACCGCTGAACATGGCGGCCGAATACGTCGATCGGATCAGCAAGGGGGACATTCCGCCGCGAATCACCGACGAATACCGGGGCGACTTCAACGAGATCAAGAACAACCTCAACACCTGCATCCAGGCGGTCAACCTGATGGTTGCCGATGCCGACGGACTGGCGCGGACGGCCGCCACCGGCCGGCTGACGGTTCGCGCCGACGCAGCGAAACACCAGGGGGACTTCCGGAAGGTCATCGACGGTCTCAACCACACGCTCGACGCGGTGGTCGCGCTGATCGACGTAATGCCGACACCGGCCTTCATCATCGACCGCGAGTTCCGCATCCAGTACGCCAACCGAGTGATCTCCGACCTCACCGGCCGGCCGCTGCAGGCGCTGCTGGGCACGCAGTGCCGCGATCACCTCCGCGCGGCAGACTGCGGAACCGATCGCTGTGCCACGGGGCAGTGCATGGCGCGCGGCCAGATGGTCAGTGGCGAGACAGATGTGCATCCTCAGGGCAAGGCGCTCGACATCGCCTACTCCGGCGTCCCGATCAAGGACGAGACGGGGCGGGTCGTCGGCGCGATGGAGGTGGCCACCGACCTTACCGCCGTCAAGACCGCGGCGCGGGTCGCCAAGAAGCAGGCCGACTTCCAGGGCCAAGAGGTGAACAAGCTGGTCGTCAACCTCGAGCGTCTCTCGCTGGGCAATCTCGCGGTAGATACCACCGTCGGCTCGTCCGACGCCGACACCCGGCAGGTAGCCGAGTTGTTTGCGAAGGTCAACGCCGGCCTCGACGGCACCGTCCGTGGCGTGCGCGCCCTCGTCCAGGATGCCACAGCCTTGTCGCAAGCGGCCATCGAAGGGCGACTCGCGATGCGCGCTGACGCGGCGAAGCACCAGGGGGACTTTCGCGCGATCATCCAGGGGGTCAACGACACGCTCGATGCGATCATCAAGCCACTGAATGAAGCCGCGGCCGTCCTCGAGAAGGTGGCCAAGCAGGATCTGCGGGTCCAGGTGGCCGGGGCCTACGTTGGCGACCATGCCGCCATGAAGACCTCCATCAACACGATGGTGACAGGCCTCAGGGAGAACATCGAGCAGATCACGCAGAACGCCCAGGCACTGGGCGGCTCGGCGGAAGAACTGGGAGCCATCAGCCAGCAGATGACGGGCAACGCCGAGGAGACCTCGACCCAGGTGGGCGTCGTCTCGGCCGCTTCCGAGCAGATCTCGCGTAACCTGACCGTCGTCGCCACGAGCGCCGAGGAGATGCTCGCGTCGGTGCGCGAGATCGCCAAGAGCGCGAACGAGGCGGCCCGGATGGCCAAGCACGCCGTTGGGGTGGCTGACACCACCAACCAGACAGTCCAGAAGCTGGGCGATTCCTCGACCGAGATTGGCAACGTCATCAAGGTCATCACGTCGATTGCCGAACAGACCAACCTCCTGGCGCTCAATGCGACCATCGAGGCGGCCCGGGCCGGGGATGCCGGCAAGGGATTTGCCGTGGTGGCCAACGAAGTGAAGGAACTGGCCAAGGAAACGGCGAAGGCGACCGAGGACATCAGCGGGAAGATCGCCGCCATCCAGGGGGACACCAGCGGAGCGGTGGAAGCCATCCGGCAAATCAGCGCCCTCATCAGCCAAATCGACGACGTGTCGAACACCATCGCCTCGGCGGTGGAGGAGCAAACGGCGACGACCAACGAGATCGGGCGGAACATCACCGAGGCGGCGCGCGGGTCCGCGGAGATCGCGCGCAACATCGCCGGCGTGGCCACTGCAGCCGACGGCACGACCAGGGGAGCGGCCGACACGCAGGGGGCGGCACGGTCGCTCGCGACCATGGCCGGCCAGCTCCAGCAGTTGGTGGGCCGGTTCAACCTATAG
- a CDS encoding FAD-dependent oxidoreductase yields MALPVRLPDLDHWKAQVKCQSGCPVATDAGRYVQLIADGRDEDAYLVARAPNPFASVCGRVCAAPCEDACRRAAIDAPISIRALKRFVTEQYGVESTQPGTQDRLLTTLIDEGNRYAGHLPVTPSSAVRTPDAPASRSRVAVVGAGPAGLAAAHDLALLGHAVTVFESADEPGGMMRFGIPEYRLPRSLIRAEIDKILALGVTLKTGVTLSPDFGLAALRELGFEAIFLSVGVSKGRDIQVTGIELDGVVKAVDYLLNVNRGYRADLGRRVVVIGGGFVAFDAARTALRLGADAGIDALGEIAAESASHAKEALDSARAALRGGAREVTIVSLESFDEMPVLRTTQGHEEFEEAKNEGVRFVPRRGPNRFVGQGRLQAIELRAVTSVFDATGRFAPAYDDGDVVTVEADACVLAVGQRADLAFLRPEDGVELAPGGTIRIDPVTLATTARGVYAGGDVAFGPRNLIDAVANGKRAARSIHQFLAPHDAPLDVRLDIAKIPTPRYRMIAGFEELDRAAPPTLDLGRRTGIAEVESGYSESDARRQAARCLVCHVQTIYDPEKCVLCNRCVDVCPEYCLAIVPFEELGLGADTRQTLIERAGDSGLPLSAMVKDDERCIRCGLCATRCPTDAMTMEQFAITERFDDTNERGIHGRTAEQA; encoded by the coding sequence ATGGCTTTGCCCGTCCGCCTCCCCGATCTGGACCACTGGAAGGCCCAGGTCAAGTGCCAGTCGGGTTGTCCGGTCGCCACCGACGCGGGTCGGTATGTGCAACTGATTGCCGACGGGCGGGACGAGGATGCGTACCTCGTCGCCCGGGCTCCCAATCCATTTGCGTCCGTCTGCGGTCGGGTCTGCGCTGCGCCTTGCGAGGACGCATGCCGCCGGGCCGCGATTGACGCCCCAATCTCCATCCGCGCCCTCAAGCGGTTCGTCACCGAGCAGTACGGCGTCGAATCGACGCAACCCGGCACTCAGGACCGCCTGCTCACGACGCTCATCGACGAGGGCAATCGATACGCCGGCCACCTTCCCGTGACGCCGTCCAGTGCGGTGCGGACGCCCGACGCGCCGGCTTCACGCTCTCGTGTCGCGGTCGTGGGCGCCGGGCCGGCAGGCCTGGCGGCCGCGCACGACCTCGCGCTGCTCGGCCACGCGGTGACGGTGTTCGAGTCCGCCGACGAGCCCGGCGGGATGATGCGGTTTGGCATCCCGGAATACCGCCTCCCTCGCTCATTGATCCGGGCGGAGATCGACAAGATCCTGGCGCTCGGCGTGACGCTGAAAACGGGCGTCACCCTGTCGCCCGACTTCGGCCTCGCCGCTCTCAGGGAGCTGGGCTTCGAGGCGATCTTCCTGTCGGTCGGTGTCTCCAAGGGCCGCGACATCCAGGTGACGGGCATCGAGCTCGACGGCGTCGTCAAGGCGGTCGACTACCTGCTCAACGTCAACCGGGGCTACCGTGCGGATCTTGGCCGGCGAGTTGTGGTGATCGGCGGGGGGTTCGTGGCCTTTGATGCGGCCCGAACGGCCTTGCGGCTCGGTGCCGACGCCGGCATCGACGCTCTCGGAGAGATCGCGGCGGAATCGGCCTCGCACGCCAAGGAGGCGCTCGATTCGGCGCGGGCGGCGCTGCGCGGCGGGGCCCGTGAGGTCACCATCGTCTCGCTCGAGAGTTTCGACGAGATGCCCGTCCTTCGAACGACCCAGGGACACGAGGAATTCGAGGAGGCGAAGAACGAGGGCGTTCGGTTCGTCCCCAGGCGCGGACCGAACCGTTTCGTCGGCCAGGGCCGCCTGCAGGCCATCGAGCTTCGCGCCGTCACGTCGGTCTTCGACGCGACTGGCCGATTCGCACCTGCGTACGACGACGGCGATGTCGTCACGGTCGAGGCCGATGCATGCGTCCTGGCGGTTGGTCAGCGCGCCGACCTGGCGTTCCTGAGGCCGGAGGATGGCGTCGAGCTGGCTCCCGGCGGAACGATTCGCATCGATCCGGTCACGCTGGCGACCACTGCTCGCGGGGTGTACGCCGGCGGCGACGTCGCGTTCGGGCCGCGCAATCTCATCGACGCCGTGGCGAACGGCAAGCGGGCCGCACGGTCGATCCACCAGTTCCTCGCGCCGCACGACGCACCGCTCGACGTCCGTCTCGACATCGCCAAGATCCCGACGCCCCGTTACCGGATGATTGCCGGCTTCGAGGAACTCGATCGCGCGGCTCCGCCGACGTTGGATCTTGGACGTCGCACGGGGATCGCGGAGGTCGAATCCGGCTATTCCGAATCGGACGCGCGCCGGCAGGCCGCCCGCTGCCTCGTCTGCCACGTCCAAACCATCTACGACCCCGAGAAGTGCGTTCTGTGCAACCGGTGCGTCGACGTGTGTCCAGAGTACTGTCTGGCCATCGTGCCGTTCGAGGAACTCGGCCTCGGTGCCGACACTCGCCAGACGCTCATCGAGCGGGCCGGGGACAGCGGTCTGCCGCTGTCGGCCATGGTGAAGGACGACGAGCGGTGCATCCGCTGCGGGCTGTGCGCCACACGCTGCCCGACCGACGCGATGACGATGGAGCAGTTTGCCATTACCGAACGGTTCGACGATACGAACGAGCGAGGCATCCATGGGCGAACCGCAGAACAGGCGTGA
- a CDS encoding c-type cytochrome, which translates to MEQRTNSPYPRRDRPVLAVVGLLLVVSTVLFTRNDREHEWRYYQREFHQMVADKFGQEKARVVPSGLQQIWVPALGHADRCVTCHQATAWKGFETADEPHRTHPADLLRAHPPERFGCTSCHGGQGWAVDVEPAHGPVAFWEEPMLGKDLGEAYSIADNKHALMQMNCNVCHRYDRETKGADAINLGKRLVREKGCRACHTINGRGGTIGPDLTFVGDKAPEQYDYSRLSGQKTAFAWHVAHLKDPKALVADTVMPNFNFGTKDAQSLAILVQSWRKTPVPAEFVAGVPRTDPQTPDEKVEEERMKTGPGAWFVKTGCFVCHNISSLGVKSPAQIGPDLSVAVEDTQRRFGRTVDDFFMNPTGTMSVVLSRQIILSPAEKQVAIQKLREAFAEYQRQKAETERAPKPPAGR; encoded by the coding sequence ATGGAACAGCGAACCAACTCGCCCTACCCGCGCCGGGATCGGCCCGTGCTGGCCGTCGTCGGCCTGCTGCTGGTGGTGTCAACGGTGCTGTTCACCCGGAACGACCGCGAGCACGAGTGGCGCTATTACCAGCGCGAATTCCACCAGATGGTCGCCGACAAGTTCGGCCAGGAGAAGGCGCGCGTGGTGCCGTCGGGTCTCCAGCAGATCTGGGTGCCGGCGCTGGGACACGCCGATCGATGCGTCACCTGCCACCAGGCCACAGCGTGGAAGGGCTTCGAGACGGCGGACGAACCCCACCGCACACATCCCGCGGACCTGTTGCGAGCGCACCCGCCCGAGCGCTTCGGGTGCACGTCGTGCCACGGCGGACAGGGGTGGGCGGTCGACGTCGAGCCGGCGCACGGTCCTGTGGCGTTCTGGGAGGAGCCGATGCTCGGAAAGGACCTTGGCGAGGCCTATTCGATCGCGGACAACAAGCACGCGCTGATGCAGATGAACTGCAACGTCTGTCATCGGTACGACCGTGAGACCAAGGGGGCCGACGCGATCAACCTCGGCAAGCGGTTGGTCAGGGAGAAGGGGTGCCGGGCATGCCACACGATCAACGGGCGGGGCGGCACGATCGGGCCGGATCTCACGTTCGTTGGCGACAAGGCGCCTGAACAGTACGACTACAGCCGGCTGTCCGGTCAGAAGACGGCGTTCGCGTGGCATGTCGCCCACCTGAAGGACCCGAAGGCGCTGGTGGCCGACACGGTGATGCCGAACTTCAACTTCGGGACCAAGGACGCGCAGTCGCTCGCCATCCTGGTCCAGTCGTGGCGGAAGACTCCGGTGCCGGCCGAATTCGTCGCCGGCGTCCCGCGCACCGACCCGCAGACCCCCGACGAGAAGGTCGAGGAGGAGCGGATGAAGACCGGTCCCGGCGCGTGGTTCGTGAAGACCGGATGCTTCGTGTGCCACAACATCTCCTCGCTCGGGGTGAAGAGCCCGGCGCAGATCGGCCCCGACCTGTCCGTCGCCGTCGAGGACACGCAGCGCCGGTTCGGTCGCACGGTGGATGACTTCTTCATGAACCCCACCGGGACGATGTCAGTCGTTCTCTCGAGACAGATCATCCTGTCGCCGGCCGAGAAGCAGGTGGCAATCCAGAAGCTGCGGGAGGCGTTTGCCGAATACCAGCGGCAGAAGGCCGAGACCGAGAGGGCGCCGAAGCCGCCCGCAGGCCGTTGA
- a CDS encoding OmpA family protein translates to MRIVLCKATDFDRVVFKTGKTTQAVEGRRFEIKYQTDAGQTAPSPLAIIRNHQQAVAKIGGAVQYEDQRYTVLKVSRNGQEIWAQVDTAWMKGYLLTIVEKQAMVQEVIASAELFQSGLKAAGHVEVPGIYFDTGKSELKAESDAAVAEIAKFLTADPALKVFVVGHTDNVSSLDVNTRLSQARADAVVQALVAKHGIAAARLVGRGVGPLAPVASNDAEDGRARNRRVELVKR, encoded by the coding sequence ATGCGCATCGTGTTGTGCAAAGCGACCGATTTCGACCGCGTGGTCTTCAAGACCGGCAAGACGACACAGGCGGTGGAGGGCCGGCGCTTCGAGATCAAGTACCAGACGGATGCGGGGCAGACGGCCCCGAGCCCGCTGGCTATCATCCGCAACCACCAGCAGGCCGTCGCCAAGATCGGCGGCGCCGTCCAGTACGAAGACCAGCGGTACACGGTCCTGAAAGTGTCCAGGAACGGCCAGGAGATCTGGGCGCAGGTCGATACCGCCTGGATGAAGGGGTACCTCCTGACCATCGTCGAGAAACAGGCGATGGTGCAGGAAGTGATCGCGAGCGCGGAGCTCTTCCAGTCGGGCCTGAAGGCCGCCGGCCACGTGGAGGTCCCGGGCATCTACTTCGACACCGGCAAGTCCGAGCTGAAAGCGGAGTCGGATGCCGCCGTCGCGGAGATTGCGAAGTTCCTCACGGCGGACCCGGCGCTGAAGGTCTTCGTCGTCGGCCACACGGACAACGTCTCGTCGCTGGACGTGAACACGAGACTGTCGCAGGCCCGTGCCGACGCGGTGGTGCAGGCGCTCGTGGCCAAGCACGGAATCGCCGCCGCGCGTCTTGTCGGCCGTGGCGTCGGCCCGCTCGCTCCGGTCGCCAGCAACGACGCCGAGGACGGCCGCGCCCGCAATCGGCGCGTGGAGCTCGTCAAGCGGTAG
- a CDS encoding cytochrome b N-terminal domain-containing protein, with the protein MSLPATTPRARAEAPGVHARRLWSLRPRSDRQSGDAIVSNFLLHWFPAKVERSSLDWSYSFWLGTVSAALLLLLVLSGGPLLFLYVPSVERAYGSVKDIEYAITFGSWIRAVHRFAAHLMVAAVFLHLVRVFLTGAYKNGVGQGQHREWNWVIGVVMLLLTLFLSFTGYLLPWDQLAFWAVTVGTNIASSIPWIGPSIRELLIGGRGIDQPTLIRFYALHVIVLPAALGALFAYHMWRVRKDGGLARADRASVLPAPVASPASTTKTYALLGVARGTSPAVRTTTLEAADATVNAVPDLTRRTAIVVLGTFAVLSIMAALMRSPLEEAANALVTPNPAKAPWYFLWLQEIVTDTTIRLGTFTINGAFLGGVLLPGVLVGLLTAWPWIDRSPGAAAGSWFPRTRRAQNLVFLGVVAVVLILTLVGTFMRGPYWHLYWPWETWPEIPTRL; encoded by the coding sequence ATGAGCCTGCCAGCCACGACGCCGCGCGCCCGGGCCGAAGCGCCCGGCGTGCACGCACGACGTCTCTGGAGCCTGCGGCCCCGATCGGACCGCCAGTCCGGCGACGCCATCGTCTCGAATTTCCTGCTGCACTGGTTCCCGGCCAAGGTCGAGAGGTCATCGCTCGACTGGTCCTACTCATTCTGGCTGGGCACCGTGTCGGCGGCGCTGTTGCTGCTGCTGGTGCTCTCGGGCGGACCGCTGCTGTTCCTGTATGTGCCGTCGGTCGAGCGCGCCTACGGGTCGGTGAAGGACATCGAGTACGCGATCACGTTCGGATCGTGGATCCGCGCGGTTCACCGGTTCGCGGCGCACCTGATGGTCGCGGCGGTGTTCCTGCACCTCGTCAGGGTGTTTCTGACCGGGGCGTACAAGAACGGCGTCGGGCAGGGCCAGCACCGGGAATGGAACTGGGTGATCGGGGTGGTCATGCTCCTGCTCACGCTGTTCCTGTCGTTTACCGGCTACCTCCTGCCGTGGGACCAGTTGGCGTTCTGGGCGGTGACCGTGGGCACGAACATCGCGTCGTCGATCCCGTGGATCGGGCCCTCGATACGCGAGTTGCTGATCGGAGGGCGTGGAATCGACCAGCCGACGCTCATCCGGTTCTACGCGCTGCACGTCATCGTCCTGCCGGCGGCGCTCGGCGCGCTCTTCGCGTATCACATGTGGCGGGTGCGCAAGGACGGCGGGCTGGCACGAGCGGACCGGGCGTCGGTCCTGCCCGCGCCGGTGGCGAGCCCGGCTTCGACAACGAAGACCTACGCGCTCCTCGGCGTGGCCCGCGGGACCTCGCCGGCCGTCCGCACGACGACGCTCGAGGCCGCCGATGCGACCGTGAACGCGGTGCCCGACCTCACTCGACGCACGGCGATCGTCGTGCTCGGCACGTTCGCCGTGCTCAGCATCATGGCGGCGCTGATGCGGTCGCCGCTCGAGGAAGCGGCCAATGCGCTCGTCACCCCGAATCCGGCCAAGGCGCCGTGGTACTTCCTCTGGCTGCAGGAGATCGTGACGGACACGACGATCCGGTTGGGGACGTTCACGATCAACGGTGCGTTCCTTGGCGGCGTCCTGTTGCCGGGCGTGCTGGTCGGGCTGCTCACGGCCTGGCCGTGGATCGACCGGAGCCCCGGCGCCGCGGCCGGCTCGTGGTTCCCGCGGACGCGACGGGCGCAGAACCTCGTGTTCCTGGGTGTCGTCGCGGTCGTTCTCATCCTCACACTGGTCGGGACGTTCATGCGCGGCCCGTACTGGCACCTGTACTGGCCGTGGGAGACGTGGCCCGAGATCCCGACGAGGCTCTGA
- a CDS encoding ubiquinol-cytochrome c reductase iron-sulfur subunit has translation MGEPQNRRDFLLTLGTGAGIAALGYQGAASLRSLVPNVSYDAPTTVKVGLPAEFPDGLKFLPDQRLFIFREGTVFHAISAVCTHLGCTVRAEALSNPEARTVDGKALRLTHRFLCPCHGSKYTGDGGNVSGPAPRPLAWYHLSLASDDGQLVVDLANEVGHDFRLTTA, from the coding sequence ATGGGCGAACCGCAGAACAGGCGTGACTTTCTCCTGACCCTCGGCACCGGCGCGGGCATCGCGGCCCTCGGCTACCAAGGCGCCGCCTCGCTCCGCTCGCTGGTGCCCAACGTGTCCTATGACGCGCCCACGACGGTGAAGGTGGGCCTGCCCGCCGAGTTCCCCGACGGGCTCAAGTTCCTTCCTGACCAGCGGCTGTTCATCTTCCGCGAGGGCACGGTGTTCCACGCGATTTCGGCGGTGTGCACCCACCTGGGCTGCACGGTCCGCGCCGAGGCGCTCTCGAATCCGGAGGCCCGCACGGTTGACGGCAAGGCGCTCCGCCTCACGCACCGTTTCCTGTGTCCGTGCCACGGGTCGAAGTACACCGGCGATGGGGGGAACGTGTCAGGGCCCGCGCCGCGGCCACTCGCGTGGTACCACCTGTCGCTCGCGTCGGATGACGGTCAACTCGTCGTGGACCTGGCCAACGAAGTGGGCCACGACTTCCGGCTCACGACCGCGTAG
- a CDS encoding type IV pilus twitching motility protein PilT: protein MALDGRATVPEGRPAEPDARAPVTPGTPEIEELFRLMVARKASDLHVSAGSPPLLRHDGQIEAIAGRAALTAADTERLLLPIAPPRYRQEYAERHDTDFAYEIAGLARFRCNLFVDRKGPGGVFRVIPSKIMTAEEMALPRELLEVCHLPKGLVLITGPTGSGKSTTLCALIDYVNRNRSDHIITIEDPLEFVHENKKCLVNQREVGGHTDSFKHALRAALREDPDIVLVGEMRDLETVAIAIETAETGHLVFGTLHTSSAPSTVDRVINQFPADRQQQIRIMLAESLRAVVSQVLCRKIGGGRVAALEVLIATPPVCNLIREAKTFQIPSIMQAGKKFGMCMMNESLFDLVKRQVVSPEEAYTRTVDKAALLSLYKRAGMDVSWAPKEASAGAAT, encoded by the coding sequence ATGGCATTGGACGGTAGAGCGACGGTGCCCGAAGGGCGGCCCGCCGAGCCCGACGCCCGCGCTCCGGTGACGCCCGGGACGCCCGAGATCGAGGAGTTGTTCCGGTTGATGGTGGCACGGAAGGCGTCCGACCTGCACGTGTCCGCTGGATCCCCGCCCCTGTTGCGGCACGATGGCCAGATCGAGGCCATTGCCGGGCGCGCGGCGCTGACGGCCGCCGATACGGAGCGGCTGCTGCTGCCGATTGCCCCGCCGCGGTACCGCCAGGAGTACGCCGAGCGCCACGATACCGATTTCGCCTACGAAATTGCGGGGCTCGCGCGATTTCGCTGCAACCTGTTCGTCGATCGGAAGGGTCCGGGTGGCGTCTTCCGCGTGATCCCGAGCAAGATCATGACGGCCGAGGAGATGGCTCTCCCGCGAGAACTCCTCGAGGTTTGTCACCTCCCGAAAGGCCTCGTCCTCATCACGGGCCCGACGGGGTCGGGGAAGTCCACGACGCTCTGCGCCCTGATCGACTACGTCAACCGCAACCGAAGCGACCACATCATCACGATCGAAGACCCGCTCGAGTTCGTCCACGAGAACAAGAAGTGCCTCGTGAACCAGCGGGAGGTGGGCGGCCACACCGACTCGTTCAAGCACGCGCTGCGCGCCGCGCTGCGCGAAGACCCGGACATCGTCCTGGTGGGCGAGATGCGCGACCTCGAAACCGTGGCGATCGCCATCGAGACCGCCGAGACAGGGCACCTCGTGTTCGGCACGCTCCACACCTCGTCGGCGCCGTCCACGGTCGACCGGGTCATCAACCAGTTCCCGGCGGATCGGCAGCAGCAGATCCGGATCATGCTGGCGGAGAGCCTGCGCGCGGTCGTGAGCCAGGTCCTGTGCCGGAAGATTGGCGGGGGCCGCGTGGCCGCGCTCGAGGTGCTGATCGCCACGCCTCCGGTGTGCAACCTGATTCGCGAGGCCAAGACGTTTCAGATCCCGTCCATCATGCAGGCCGGCAAGAAATTCGGCATGTGCATGATGAACGAGTCCCTGTTCGACTTGGTGAAGAGACAGGTCGTCTCCCCCGAGGAGGCCTATACCCGAACCGTAGACAAGGCCGCTCTGCTCTCGCTCTACAAGCGGGCGGGCATGGACGTGTCCTGGGCGCCCAAGGAGGCGTCAGCTGGCGCAGCCACGTAG